The stretch of DNA GTCAAGACGGCCTCCGCAAATGGTCTGCCTTATTTTGTAAAAGGATTAAATGATATTTTTAAGAATGACGATCTCACAACTGTCAATCTAGAAACAACCTTAACAAATGCCACCCAAAAAGCACAGAAGACTTTCCGCTTTAAAGGTGACCCATCGTACGCACAAATTTTAGAGCTTGGTGGGATTGAGGCTGTCAATCTAGCAAACAATCATATCCATGATTACCTTGATAAAGGGTATACTGATACTATTAATACACTGAAAAATCAAAAAATCGGTTATTTTGGTTACGATCATCAATTTATTACAACGGTTAAAGGTGTGAAAATTGGCGCTTTAGGATATGAAGGCTGGAATGATACAGCAGAAGTTCGCAATAGAACGGCTCAGGATATTAAAAACCTTAGGGATCAGGGGGTTCAAATCATTCTTGTCCATTATCACTGGGGAAATGAGGGGCATTACGTACCAGAAGGGTCACAGAAATCATTAGCCCATTTTACCATCGATAGTGGTGCGGATTTGGTATTGGGTCATCATCCACATGTTGTGCAAGGTATAGAAGAATACAAAGGTAAGTTTATTGTTTATAGTCTTGGGAATTTCATGTTTGGTGGGAATAGAAACCCAAGAGATAAGGACACATTTGTGTTTCAACAAACATTTCATTTGAAGAATGGTCTACTTACAGACCAAAAAGAAATTAATGTCGTTCCATTTTCTATATCGTCTGTTTCCTCAAGGAATAACTATCAACCTACTTTATTAACAGGCGCAGAGCACGATCGCGTGAAGAAGAAGATAATTGATGCTTCAAATAAAATTAATGGCTCAAATTGGTTAGTATATGAAAATAAAGACCAGGTTGCAAAAAAGTGAAGGTAATAAAAGCTGTATAAATTCAGATTTATCATTTCAGACTTAGGGGGTTTCAAATTGGATACAAAGTTTAATAAACCAAAAGGATTTGGTGAGATTCTTGATCATACCTTTAGCATAAGTAAAAGCCGCTTTAAGGATTTTTTCCGTATTTTACTATTAATAATGGGACCTGTATATTTACTGGAAGCTATTGTCCAATTGGCTTCTGGAACTAGTTTTTTTAGAGCAGTTGGTTCTGGTGGTGCTTGGTATGAACAAATGCTATCTAGCTTTGAAGAAACAGGAACACTTGACTCAAGCAGTTTGGGAGCAGACGTTGGCGTGATCTTGGTGGGACTGATTAGCCTCATACTAGGTCCGGTGGCAGAGGCTGCTATTCTTTTTGCAATCGATCATGTACGAAGAAATGAAGAATATACGGTTGGTTCTGTTATTAAACAGGCCTTTTCCCGATTTTGGCCGATGATTGGAAGCAGCATTTTATTTGGATTGATCGTTTTTGCTATCATCTTAGTTCCGATTTTAATCATTACTTTAGTAGTAGTTATTGGCGTTGAAATTCATCCTGTAATAAGTATACTAGGTGCCATCTTATTGTTTTTGGGTTGTGCAGTTGGAGTTGGGCTACTTTTGACTCGTTGGAGCTTTTATTTTGGTTCTGTGGTATTAGATAAAGAATCACCTGGGATGGCCAGAAGCTGGAGACTGACGAAAAAGAGGACATGGCCATTAGTGGGGCTATATCTCGTATTTTATTTGATTATTTCAAGTATCGGTTTCGCTGTTCAAATGACGTTTGGTCTCTTTTTAGGCAATAGTGTACTATTAAGCATTATTTCAAATATTGCAACTCTATTTACAACCTTAATTTTTACAGTTGGCTATGGTGTCATGTATCTTGATTTAAAGCTCAGAAATGATGCCGATGATTTAAAAGAAATGATTGATGATTATAACCTGGTAAAGTAAATACCTAAAGTAAGCTAGGTGATGAAAATGCTTGATCAAAGCAAAGCTCGTGACACGCTGAAAAATATATTAAACCGTAAAGAATATAGGGTCTACCAAAATGATACCAAAGGATTGATAGAGACCTGGTGGGAAAGAGCAAAGGAATGGGTCGCTGACCAATTGGCTAAGCTGTTTCCTACCATGGAATCAGCAAGTAGCGCTTCAGGACCAGTCCTTATTGGTATTATCGTAGTAGTTGTTCTTTTTTTGTTAATTTTTACATTTTTTATGGTTCGTAACATTAGACGGAACCGGACGTTTCGAGAAAAAAAGCCTCTGCGATCATTAAAGGAAATGAATTGGTCCTATCAAAAACATATAGAAGAGGCGAAAAAACAGGAAGAACTGGGAGAATACACACTTTCAACCCGTCATTTATTTTTGGCCTTACTTTTATATCTTCATGATAAGGAATGGCTTGAAGCGAGGATTTGGAAAACAAATTGGGAGTATTATGAAGAACTTCGGAAAATACAGCAACAGAGAGCGGACCAATTTTTCCTCCTAGCCAATTTTTTTGATGAAGTGACTTATGGTGAAAGAAAAGTGAGCAAAGAAGAATATAGTAAGTTTTCGAAAGAAATTAACCAATGGCTTGCTGAACATGAAGTTGAACACCTTGGAGAAAGGAGATAGGAGAGCTTTGAGCAAACTTCCAACTATTAGCCGTTCATGGATTGGGCTGACTGTTTTACTCCTTTTATTTATTCTTATAAGTTTTTTCATTTATTCGCAAAAGCCGAAGAGTTATCCAAGTTACGTTTCTGACTCTCCTGCTCCAACCGGTGTGAAAGCATTTTATACATATGTAAAGAATGAAATAGAAGCAAAAACCTGGTCCTATTCCCCTGACCTACTGCCAAAAGAAGAAAGTAATCAACTTCTTGTTATGATCGAACCATTTTTTACTCCAGATCAAAAAGAAACGAAAGCTTATATAGATTTTATGGAAGCTGGAAATACCATTTTATTGTTTAAAAACAATCCAAAAGGAATGTTTGAAATAAACACCAGACCATTTGAAGAGTCTCCTGCAACATCAAAGGATATAATGAGTGTGACGAATCAAAATCATGTCTCCTTTAAGGCGGAAATGAACTCATTTATTCGATTATATCCCACGGATAAGGATCAGCTTTTACTAAATGATGCTGCAGGAGCTGTTGCACTAAAACGAACGTATGGACAGGGTCAGCTGATTGTAACTATTGCACCAGAATGGATTACAAATGGTAATCTGTTAAACCATGATCATTTGCCACTTATTTTAAGCCTCTTAGACGAAGCTAAACCTCAAAACATATTGTTTGATGAATACCTGCATACTGGCAAGAGTACAGCTGGTCAATTAGCAGTATATCCAATGTGGTTCTTAATACTGCTGTTACAAGGTACTCTTATCATGATTCTTTGGCTATGGAATAAAGGAAAACGCTTTGGACCTATTTTTACCCCAAGAGAAGATACCGTTCGATTTAGTGATGAGGGAATCCAAGCCATGACTGCTTGGTTTATACGTGGCAGAAGGTATCAAGACTCCATTAGGATTCAGGCTGATTATGTGAAACACTTGCTACAGGAACATTGGCGGATTCCATATAGCAAAGAGTGGAGGGATTCCATTAGTTTGTTGGAGAAGAAATGGAAGCAAATGCCGAGCAGTGAAATTAATTCCTTTATAAACGGATTAGAAATAATATTAGAAAAAGAAAAGCTTAGTAAGCAAGAATATTTGCTTTGGTCTAGAAAGCTTGATCGATTAAGGAAAGAGGTGAATGAGGGATGAAACCTATTTTAACATCCTTCTTAGAAAAATATGAGGAACGAATTTTAGGTCAAGGACTCAATCTAAGACTCTTATTGTCTGCTGTTTTAGCTGGAGGACATGTTCTTCTAGAAGGAGTTCCGGGTACTGGTAAAACGCAGATGGTCAGGACACTTGCAAGTCTCCTTGGAGGAAACTTCAATAGGATTCAATTTACGCCTGATTTACTTCCAAGTGATATTACCGGAAGTACCATTTACAACATGAAAGAAAGTGCGTTTCAAACACTAAAGGGACCTATTTTTACAAATATTCTCCTAGCAGATGAAATCAATCGCACACCTGCAAAGACACAGGCCGCTTTGTTAGAAGCGATGGAAGAAAAACAAGTGACGATTCAAGGTGAAACGTATACATTGCCGGAAGTATTTTTTGTCGTCGCCACCCAAAATCCAATTGAATTTGAAGGTACATATCCGCTGCCAGAAGCACAGCAGGACCGCTTCCTATTCAAACTACAAATTAATTTCCCGTCGTTTGAGGAGGAAAAGAAGGTATTACAACAAGTGATAGAAAAGCGATTTACTGAAAGTCAAGTAGAACCCTTCATAGATATGAACACTTTTCAAACGATTAGACAAGAAATTGAGAGAGTTACAGTAGGAGAGAATGTCTTAGATTATATTATGCAGATTGTCAGGAAATCACGGGAGTCAGATTCCATTCGTTTTGGGGCAAGCACGCGTGCTGGAATATCTATTGGGAAAGTTGCTCAGGCTTGGGCATACATACATGGTCGGAATTATGTAACGCCTGATGATATTAAAATGGTGGCAAAGCCAGCTTTAAGACACCGAATACAGTTATCTCCACATGTGGAATTGGAGGGAGCAAACGTTGACCAAATCATTGAAGAGCTTGTGGGGTCGGTTCCTGTTCCAAGATAGAGGGATTCTTCCAACGAAAAGGTTCATGTTCATTGTCATGATTCTTTCGATTCTGTTGGTAATTGGCAGCGTATTAGAAATATCATGGGTATCTATAATTACGGTTGATATCATGACGATAGTAGCGAGTTTCCTTGACTTGTTCTTTTCTCCAAAAAAGGCTCAATTAACTATTAAACGATCTTTACCGGAGGAGTTAGAAAGAGGCTTGAATTATAAGACAGTGATCGAGGTAACAAATGCATCAAGCTGGCCTCTTACCTATCGAATAATTGATGGATTGCCACAATCATTCATCACATCGTTTCCCCTCTTGGGTGAGATACCAAGAAAATCTACTGTACAGGTAACCTATGAAATGACAGCTACAAAAAGAGGAAATTATGATGTTTCCAAACTATATTTTCGCTTTAAAAGTTTCCTTGGATTATGGGAGAAACAGATCACTCTAGAGATTAATGATTCAGTAAAAGTGATACCAGATTTAACAGAGACAAAGCAATTTTTAGCCAATGCACAAAGGTTTCTTGTGAATGAGGGTTTGCAAATTCGTAAACATCGAAGTGGTGTGGGTGATTTTTCAAAAATAAGAAGTTATGTAGTAGGCGACGATCCGCGAAAAATAAATTGGCGTCAAACTGCAAAGCTACAAGAAGTTATGACAAATGATTATGAACCGGAGCATGGAAAATATATTACTTTATTAATTGATTGCGGACGAATGATGGGAGCAGAACAAAAAAAGGGAAATCGGTTAGAAAAATCGTTAGAGGCTGCATTAACTGTAGCGGCGGCTGCCCTAAAAAAAGGCGATTATGTTTCTGTCCTTGCCTTTTCAAAAAAGATAAAGGTGTTTGTGCCACCTGCCAAAGGCATGGCCCATTTACAGGTGATTCTAAAGGCCGTCTATGATATAAATGTGGAAGCAACCGAATCTAATTATGCTTCAGTACTACAGTACTTAGAAACGGTACAAAAAAAACGAAGTCTTTTGCTTTTATTTAGTGATGTTCGCACCTTTCTACATGAGGAGAGTGCACTTACATACTTAAAGCGTCTTAGGCAACGTCATATGTTTTTAATGGTAGGTATTGAAGATGAGACCCTTTTAAAAAGAAGGAACGAAGAACCTAGGGATGTACATGCTGCTATGGTAAAAAGTATGGCCCAACAGCAGTTACTTTTTAAGAAACGGGAGAAAATCAAGTGGGAAAAGCAGGGCCTCCAAATGATTGAGGCCCCAGAGGAAAAATTGGCGATTACTGCAGTTTCTCAGTATATCGACATTATGAATCAAAACCTTTTGTAGGCTGATTTTTTATGAGTAAGAGCTTACCAATAAAAACATATAGAACTAAACCAAGCACAGTTAAACAAGCAACGATATACTTAGCTTCTAATGAGATGGCTGCTGGTGTGATAAAACCTTCGATTATTCCAGCAATAACAAATAATGGGATTGTACCAAGAAGAAGCTGAACAGATCGTATCGCTTGCTGCTTCAATTGAAAGCCCCTTGAAAAATGGCCTGGAACAAAGAGCTTATAGCCCATTAACAAACCTGCACCGCCAGCAATAAAAATGGCTGTAAGCTCAATCATTCCATGTGGAACGATATATGCCCAAAAATCATAGGACTTATTGTGATGCCAAAAAAGTGCGGCTAATGAACCAATGATGATGCCATTATAGATAAGTAAATAAACTGTCAAAAGACCAAATGTGATTCCACCTGCGAAGGCTAAAATGGCAACCTTGATGTTGTTCGTCATTATACTTGCTGACATTACCGAGGAATCAACCGCACCATGTCCATTTCCAAGTTGTTCAGGGTCAACTCCTTGAGCGATTTCTGCTGGCAGAATGGAATAAATATGTAAGGGATCATTCAATACGGATAGAAAGCTGCCAATGGCACCCATAGTAAAAAGAATCATGGCAGCGACAACAAATCTCCATTGTTCGATTAATAATCCAATAAACTTCGTGCTGAAAAAATAACGAATTTGCTTTATACTCGATACTTGATCCTTATACATAAGGTTATGTGATTTTGCTACTAGTCCGTTTAGATAAAAGGTAACATCATCATTAGGAAAGTATGTTTGACTATACGAAAGATTTTGAGCAGCTTTTTGATAAAGCCGATGAAATTGAATAATGGTCTCACCGGTAATTCTTTTTCTGCTTTTATTTATGGAAGTGACCAATAGCTCTAGCTGGTTCCACTCATCACGGTGCTTTTTAACAAATTGCTTAACATTCATCTTGACACCTTCTTGGTTTGGCATTTTAGAAAAATTATCATACTATTAAAACTTTATTATTCACCTAATTATAGTAATTTTGTTAGTAAATTGAAACAGCTATAGAAATATTCTAGATAGAGATGGGGGATTCCTGTTGAATGAAGACCATTTAGATATAAAAACACCTGAATACGTATCCCTTCAGTTTCAGCTTGCAGGATTGGGAAGCAGGGCAGCAGCTTTTATCATTGATCAATTACTATTAATGACGATCAATGTCATCATTTTAGTTGTATTCTTTGTAGTTATGAGCGGAATGTCATCCTTGCCGTTTTTTATTATGGATAATTCCATTCCTCTTGCTATTACAATAATTCTGCTGTTTATCTTGAATGGGGGGTACTTCTTCGCTTTTGAGTTCTTTTCAGGGGGACGGACGATTGGGAAGAAATTAATAGGGATTCGAGTCATTCAGGAAAATGGCCACAGTATCACGTTACTTTCGAGCTTTATTCGAAACCTAATGCGCGTTGTTGATTCTTTGCCAGTTTGCTATTTTCTTGGGATGATCATGATTTTTTTCCATTCCAAGCATAAAAGGCTTGGAGATATTGTTGCGGGGACTATGGTGGTTCATGAGCGGAAAGCAAAAATGAAAAGAAAACTTTCACCCATTGAGAAGGAAATACAAGCCAGAGGATTAACAGTAAATGACCTGTCTATTGATGATTGGTCATTGAACTCTTTAGGTATGAAAGAATGGAAGCTTATCAGTACATACTCCCGCCGATATCATCAATTATCGTTGAATGACAGGCGTGATTTTACTAAACAAATTGCAGATATTCTACTACCCAAAATCAGGTTAGAGACAGAGGGGAAAACGGAAGAGGAGTTAGAAAATATGCTTCTTGTCCTTTATTTGATTCTAAAGGATGAATGGGAGTTTGAATTATAAAAAAGGTATAGAAAAACCTCGGCACGTGTGAAGCTGCCGAGGTTTTTCTATACCTTTATTCAGTTACTTCCTGCCCATGTATGTTAGCTTGAAGCTCATTTTCTTCAGTTAGTTCTTTATCTCTCTTTATACGTCCTTTTCCTACAGATAACGCGACTAATATTCCAATCGAAATAAAGATAAGACCTGATAAGAATACAGTTGTAAACGATTCTGACCATGCAGTTTGAATACCATGAATAACCATCTTTTGAATGTCACCTGGCAATTTTAACAAACCAGGGTTGATCAATAAACCAAATAATACATCCGTTTTTTCAGAAAGCTTGGTTAATGCAGCCTGGGCGATTGGATTATCTGCATTATTTGCAGTTTCAACCATTTTTGTTCCTAATGAATGATTCATAACAGAATTTAAAATGGTGATTCCGATCGTGCCACCAATCGAACGGAAGAAGGTGGAAGCCGAAGTAACTGTTCCGAGCTGAGATTTTGGAAATTCATTCTGAATGGCAATCATCAATGTAGGCATGACTAGACCCATACCTAACCCCAGAACAACCATATATGCATAGGCAGTAAACTCACTAGATTCAAGTCCCATCGTACTCATTAAAAAGAACCCTGCAGATGCTAGTAACATACCTGCTGTTAGCACTGTACGGAAAGTGAATTTAAGAAGCAGTTGTCCGCCAATGACGCTGGCAGCGATCATGGCGATCATCATAGGTGTCATCGTCGAACCCGCTTGAGTAGGAGAAACACCTAAAATCCCTTGCATAAACATTGGAACGAACATAATGGCCCCAAACATTCCAAGACCTAACAAGAACCCTAACCCATTCATCGTTGCAAAAATTCTATTTTTAAACAAAGAAAGATCTAAAATCGGTTCTTCTGCTTTTTTCTCAATAAAGCCAAAGAGTATAAACAGCACAATGCTTCCGCCAAAAATCAAGTAAGATTTCGTTGACAGCCATTCAAATTTATCGCCACCAAAGGTTAAACCAATTAATAATAAAACGATTGCTGGTATCAAGGTAACAATACCTAAGTAGTCGATACTTACCTTATCTTTTTTCCCAAGGTTTTCATGCTTAAGTCCAGCGAAAATTAATAAAGCAGACAATAATCCGAAAGGTACATTAATAAGGAAAATCCAATGCCAACTGATATGATCCACAATAAGTCCGCCTAGGAAAGGACCGATTACGGAACTTAATCCAAATAGACCACCAAATATTCCTTGCCATTTTGCACGTTGTTCTGCTGTGAAAATATCCCCAATAATAGTTTGTGAAAGTGGCATAATCATCCCACCGCCAATTCCCTGAAGGCCTCGATAAAGAACTAATTGTTCCATGGACGTGGCAGTTGCACATAGACCGGAACCAATAATGAAGATAATGGTCCCAAGTAAATAAAGAAAACGCCTGCCATAAAGGTCTGATAATTTACCGACAACAGGTACGATGGTTGTCGACGTTATCATATAGGCTGTTGTCACCCAGGCAAAAATTTTAAATCCATTGAGTTCTGCAATAATCGTTGGCATGGCAGTTCCTACGATTGTTTGTTCAAGAGCACTAAAGAACATTCCGATAATTAGTCCAGTAATGACTAGTCGTGTATTGATCCCTTTTTGTTGTATTTCCATCTTTTTTCTCCAATCTAGTTGGTTTTATATTGTCTACTATGGGTGACCTCTCAGTCAGAAATTATAACTCTGAATGTCCAGTCAGTCAATATTATGCATTTGGCGTGTTAAACTCCACCATTTTAAAGATTGTAAAAGGAAGAAATCACTCTCACATACCCTTTAAATGCTTCGGCTTCCTTAAAATTAGTGAGCATTCCTTTAAGAACTGGTTTTCTAGGATTCTCGCGCTTCATTTCCTCTTCTAATACGTCAAGCGATATTTCTAGTGCTTCCTTATTTTCAAACTGCTCTAATTCATTTCTCATTTTTTGTACGATTTCATTGATATCTGTACTACCAAATAGGTCCATGGATTTTTGAATTACCTTTTCCAATTTCTCCTCAGAAATAAATGGTTTTTCAGAGGTAATATCCTTAACAATGCTATCCATTCTTCTCATAAGAAATTGTGTTAGACCCTCTAATTCAAACTCATCTGGTTCAAATATGATTAGCCTCATATAGGAATGGAATAGTCCTTCTAATATCATTGAAAGGTCTGTTGAATATGGCTCGACATTTTTTCCATAGATGGACACTAATCCATTTCGAAAAAGCTGGTGTGTTTCGGATTGCTTTTTAAATAGTAGCTTTTTTATTTCATCATTTCGTGGTATGGCTTGTTCTTTTGAAAGCATGATAAAAAATTCTTTATGCCCCATGAAGGTCCCCATGAGAGAGGATAGCTGCTTACAAAACCTTTCACGCGATGGTAAATCTGTATGTTCGAACTTCAGGATGTTTGAATGAACTGTCTCAAAGATATACTCAAGTATGGCAAATAATAACTCATCCTTGGATTTAAAGTGTAAATAGAAAGCTCCTTTAGATATACCGCTATCAGTTGCAATTTCCTGAATTGAAGTGGAGGAGAATCCCTTAGTTGCAAATAGTTTCATTCCCGATTCAATTATTAATTTTTCCTTCTCATTCAAAATAAACCCTCCATATAAACATCATAATACTATATAAAAACATATTTATTCCTTGACTTATGACTGTCCGGTCAGTAACATTGTTTTTGTTCAATATAGTCAAATGCTAGACGAATTCATTTTGATTGTCAACAACATTACAAATAAGGAGAAAAGCATGAAAAAAATCATTCAATTTTCATTGAAAAATAAGTTTGCTGTATGGTTATTAACGATTATTGTGACAGTAGCCGGTTTGTATTCAGGTATGAATATGAAACTTGAAACGATTCCAAATATCAATACGCCTCTTGTTACAGTTTTGACCGTCTATCCAGGAGCAACTCCTGAGCAGGTCGCAGAGAAAGTTACAGAACCAATTGAAAGTAGAGTGAAGAATTTAGATGGTGTTTCAGTTGTAAGTTCATCTTCATTCCAAAATGCTTCTTCCATTCAAATAGAATACAATTTTGATAAAGACATGGAAAAGGCACAAAACGAAGTAAAAGAAGCATTAAATGATTTTATCCTCCCTGATGGTGCTCAAGAACCAAAAGTATCTCGTTTAAGTTTTTCAGCATTTCCGATCATGTCATTAAGTATCTCACATGACAAACAGACATTAGCTGAATTAACTGATACGGTTGAAAAGAAAATTGTTCCTGAATTGAAGGGGATTGACGGCGTAGCTTCTGTTCAAATCTCTGGTCAGCAAATAGATGAAGTTCAATTAAAATTTGACCAGGATAAATTAAAGCAATTTGGATTACAGGAAGAAACAATCCGCAATTTAATTAAAGCATCTGATATTTCTTTTCCATTAGGTTTATACACATTTAAGGATACACAAAAATCTGTTGTAGTGGATGGGAATATCCAAACGATTGACGATCTAAAATCATTAAAGATACCGGTAGTCCCAACTGCAAGTGGTCAACAGCAAGGGGTACCTAGTGCAACTTCTAACCAGGGAATGACCAGTCCTACGCAAGGAAAACAACAAAATATTACAGGCACACCATCTACTCAAGGGCAGCCTGCGCAAATGCAAACGGGTATTCCTACCATTGAATTAAAAGATATCGCGACAATTGAAGTAGTTGGAAAAGCAGAGTCTATTTCAAGAACAAATGGTAAGGAATCTATCGGTATCCAAATTGTAAGTGCACAGGATGCCAATACAGTTGATGTAGTTAATGCGGTTAAAAACCAACTAAATGAGTTTGAAAAGAAAATGGACGGGTTAAATATAACCCCCATTTATGATCAAGGGAAACCGATTGAA from Bacillus sp. SLBN-46 encodes:
- a CDS encoding MoxR family ATPase, which gives rise to MKPILTSFLEKYEERILGQGLNLRLLLSAVLAGGHVLLEGVPGTGKTQMVRTLASLLGGNFNRIQFTPDLLPSDITGSTIYNMKESAFQTLKGPIFTNILLADEINRTPAKTQAALLEAMEEKQVTIQGETYTLPEVFFVVATQNPIEFEGTYPLPEAQQDRFLFKLQINFPSFEEEKKVLQQVIEKRFTESQVEPFIDMNTFQTIRQEIERVTVGENVLDYIMQIVRKSRESDSIRFGASTRAGISIGKVAQAWAYIHGRNYVTPDDIKMVAKPALRHRIQLSPHVELEGANVDQIIEELVGSVPVPR
- a CDS encoding RDD family protein, whose product is MNEDHLDIKTPEYVSLQFQLAGLGSRAAAFIIDQLLLMTINVIILVVFFVVMSGMSSLPFFIMDNSIPLAITIILLFILNGGYFFAFEFFSGGRTIGKKLIGIRVIQENGHSITLLSSFIRNLMRVVDSLPVCYFLGMIMIFFHSKHKRLGDIVAGTMVVHERKAKMKRKLSPIEKEIQARGLTVNDLSIDDWSLNSLGMKEWKLISTYSRRYHQLSLNDRRDFTKQIADILLPKIRLETEGKTEEELENMLLVLYLILKDEWEFEL
- a CDS encoding CapA family protein; this translates as MNEESDKKGTDTRLLRHRSPKKRRNNILMILLILIASGGTYYFIGLNSEKASTKLAKKEPVRTEQVTKAKTKEETKQEEKTEDNQTVTPEPVTETSIKISAAGDFTLGTDESFTYSDSFVKTASANGLPYFVKGLNDIFKNDDLTTVNLETTLTNATQKAQKTFRFKGDPSYAQILELGGIEAVNLANNHIHDYLDKGYTDTINTLKNQKIGYFGYDHQFITTVKGVKIGALGYEGWNDTAEVRNRTAQDIKNLRDQGVQIILVHYHWGNEGHYVPEGSQKSLAHFTIDSGADLVLGHHPHVVQGIEEYKGKFIVYSLGNFMFGGNRNPRDKDTFVFQQTFHLKNGLLTDQKEINVVPFSISSVSSRNNYQPTLLTGAEHDRVKKKIIDASNKINGSNWLVYENKDQVAKK
- a CDS encoding DUF4350 domain-containing protein; protein product: MSKLPTISRSWIGLTVLLLLFILISFFIYSQKPKSYPSYVSDSPAPTGVKAFYTYVKNEIEAKTWSYSPDLLPKEESNQLLVMIEPFFTPDQKETKAYIDFMEAGNTILLFKNNPKGMFEINTRPFEESPATSKDIMSVTNQNHVSFKAEMNSFIRLYPTDKDQLLLNDAAGAVALKRTYGQGQLIVTIAPEWITNGNLLNHDHLPLILSLLDEAKPQNILFDEYLHTGKSTAGQLAVYPMWFLILLLQGTLIMILWLWNKGKRFGPIFTPREDTVRFSDEGIQAMTAWFIRGRRYQDSIRIQADYVKHLLQEHWRIPYSKEWRDSISLLEKKWKQMPSSEINSFINGLEIILEKEKLSKQEYLLWSRKLDRLRKEVNEG
- a CDS encoding stage II sporulation protein M, producing the protein MNVKQFVKKHRDEWNQLELLVTSINKSRKRITGETIIQFHRLYQKAAQNLSYSQTYFPNDDVTFYLNGLVAKSHNLMYKDQVSSIKQIRYFFSTKFIGLLIEQWRFVVAAMILFTMGAIGSFLSVLNDPLHIYSILPAEIAQGVDPEQLGNGHGAVDSSVMSASIMTNNIKVAILAFAGGITFGLLTVYLLIYNGIIIGSLAALFWHHNKSYDFWAYIVPHGMIELTAIFIAGGAGLLMGYKLFVPGHFSRGFQLKQQAIRSVQLLLGTIPLFVIAGIIEGFITPAAISLEAKYIVACLTVLGLVLYVFIGKLLLIKNQPTKGFDS
- a CDS encoding MDR family MFS transporter, translating into MEIQQKGINTRLVITGLIIGMFFSALEQTIVGTAMPTIIAELNGFKIFAWVTTAYMITSTTIVPVVGKLSDLYGRRFLYLLGTIIFIIGSGLCATATSMEQLVLYRGLQGIGGGMIMPLSQTIIGDIFTAEQRAKWQGIFGGLFGLSSVIGPFLGGLIVDHISWHWIFLINVPFGLLSALLIFAGLKHENLGKKDKVSIDYLGIVTLIPAIVLLLIGLTFGGDKFEWLSTKSYLIFGGSIVLFILFGFIEKKAEEPILDLSLFKNRIFATMNGLGFLLGLGMFGAIMFVPMFMQGILGVSPTQAGSTMTPMMIAMIAASVIGGQLLLKFTFRTVLTAGMLLASAGFFLMSTMGLESSEFTAYAYMVVLGLGMGLVMPTLMIAIQNEFPKSQLGTVTSASTFFRSIGGTIGITILNSVMNHSLGTKMVETANNADNPIAQAALTKLSEKTDVLFGLLINPGLLKLPGDIQKMVIHGIQTAWSESFTTVFLSGLIFISIGILVALSVGKGRIKRDKELTEENELQANIHGQEVTE
- a CDS encoding TetR/AcrR family transcriptional regulator, which produces MNEKEKLIIESGMKLFATKGFSSTSIQEIATDSGISKGAFYLHFKSKDELLFAILEYIFETVHSNILKFEHTDLPSRERFCKQLSSLMGTFMGHKEFFIMLSKEQAIPRNDEIKKLLFKKQSETHQLFRNGLVSIYGKNVEPYSTDLSMILEGLFHSYMRLIIFEPDEFELEGLTQFLMRRMDSIVKDITSEKPFISEEKLEKVIQKSMDLFGSTDINEIVQKMRNELEQFENKEALEISLDVLEEEMKRENPRKPVLKGMLTNFKEAEAFKGYVRVISSFYNL
- a CDS encoding DUF4129 domain-containing protein, producing the protein MLDQSKARDTLKNILNRKEYRVYQNDTKGLIETWWERAKEWVADQLAKLFPTMESASSASGPVLIGIIVVVVLFLLIFTFFMVRNIRRNRTFREKKPLRSLKEMNWSYQKHIEEAKKQEELGEYTLSTRHLFLALLLYLHDKEWLEARIWKTNWEYYEELRKIQQQRADQFFLLANFFDEVTYGERKVSKEEYSKFSKEINQWLAEHEVEHLGERR
- a CDS encoding DUF58 domain-containing protein — its product is MTKSLKSLWGRFLFQDRGILPTKRFMFIVMILSILLVIGSVLEISWVSIITVDIMTIVASFLDLFFSPKKAQLTIKRSLPEELERGLNYKTVIEVTNASSWPLTYRIIDGLPQSFITSFPLLGEIPRKSTVQVTYEMTATKRGNYDVSKLYFRFKSFLGLWEKQITLEINDSVKVIPDLTETKQFLANAQRFLVNEGLQIRKHRSGVGDFSKIRSYVVGDDPRKINWRQTAKLQEVMTNDYEPEHGKYITLLIDCGRMMGAEQKKGNRLEKSLEAALTVAAAALKKGDYVSVLAFSKKIKVFVPPAKGMAHLQVILKAVYDINVEATESNYASVLQYLETVQKKRSLLLLFSDVRTFLHEESALTYLKRLRQRHMFLMVGIEDETLLKRRNEEPRDVHAAMVKSMAQQQLLFKKREKIKWEKQGLQMIEAPEEKLAITAVSQYIDIMNQNLL